GTCATAGAACGCGATCGACGGCGCGTTCCAGTCCAGCACCGCCCACTCCAGCCGCGCCAGGCCCTGCTCCTCGCAGCGCTGGGCCAGCCGGCGCAGCAGGGCCTTGCCGGCGCCGAGGCCCCGGGCCTCCGGAACCACGAACAGGTCTTCCAGATAGATTCCGTGCCGGCCCCGAAAGGTCGAGTAGTTGTAGAACCAGATGGCGAAGCCCACCGGCCTGCCGTCGGCCTCGGCGATGTCGCAATAGAGGCGCGGATTGTCCCCGAACAGGTGCCGGGCCAGGTCGGCCTCGCTGGCCTCCACCTCATGCAGCAGCTTCTCGTAGTCGGCCAGCGCCCGGACGAAGCCATGGATCAGGCCGGCGTCGGCCGGAACGGCGGGTCGGACAGTGACGCTCATCCCACCACCACGCCCGGCGGCGGGAGGCTGTCGGCGGGGACGAAGAAGTCGGGCATCAGCCGGGTGGTCGGGTCGACCCGGTATTTGTCGAAGTCCCGCTCGCCCTCGGCGTAGAGGAAGCTGTCGTCGATCAGGAAGTTGCCGGTGAATTCGCGGGCGCGCTTCTCGAAGATGGCGTGGGCGGCGTCGGCCATGATCTCGGGTGTGCGGCAGGCCTTCATGCCCTCCTCGCCAGCCAGGGCGAACTTGATCGCCGCCGTGGCGATCCCGGTGCGCGGCCAGAGCGCGTTGAAGGCGATCCCGTCGGCCTTGAACTCCGCCGCCATGCCCAGGACGCACATGCTCATCCCGAACTTGGCCATGCTGTAGGCGGTGTGGCCCTCGAACCAGCGCGGGCTCATGTCCAGCGGCGGCGACAGCATCAGGACATGCGGATTGGCGGCGTTCTTCAAGTGCGGGATGCAGGCCTTGGAGGTCAGGTAGGTCCCGCGCGCATTGACCTGATTCATCAGGTCGTAGCGCTTCATGTCGGTGGCGAGCGTGCCGGTCAGCGAGATCGCCGAGGCGTTGTTGACGCAGATGTCGATGCCGCCGAACCGCTCGACGGTCTTCTGCACGGCGTCGTAGACGCTGGCCTCGTCGCGCACGTCGACGATCAAGGGAAGCGCCTGGCCTCCGGCGTCCTCGATCTCCTTCGCCGCGGTGTAAATCGTGCCGGGCAGGTGCTTGTGCGGCTCGGCGGTCTTGGCGGCGATGGCGACATTGGCGCCATCGCGGGCGGCGCGCAGGGCGATGGCCAGGCCAATGCCCCGGCTGGCGCCGGTGACGAACAGAGTCTTGCCTTGCAGGCTCATAGCTTCACTCCGGTGGTTTCTTCCGAAAGCGCCCAGAGGCGTTCGGCCGATTCAGGGTCCAGAGCATAGGGCATGACGCCGTGGACCGGGTCCTCCTTGGTCCAGGGACCGGCCTCCTTGCAGTCTTCCAGATAGAGGCCGCCGATCCCCTCCAGCTCCTCGCCGACCGCCGCCCAGACGCTGGTCGAGGCGCCCTGCTCGGTGGTCTTGAAGCCCTCGCGGACATTGCCCTCGGCGTCCATCCAGCCCATGGCCACCATCTCCTCCTTGGGGAGGTAGCGCTGCAGGGGGGTCATGATCCCGCCCGGCATGACTGCGTTGGCGGTGATCCCGTGCTCCTCGAACCGCGCGTTGAAGCCGACGGCGAACAGCGCGTTGGCGGTCTTGGACTGACCATAGGCCTCCCACTTGTCGTAGGGCCGGGTGCGGTAGTGCGGGTCATCCCAGTGGATGTCGCTGCGCCGGTGGCCGATGGACGAGAGCTGCACCACTCGGGCGGTGCGGTCGTCCTCGGCGGCGTTCAACAGGGCGCGGGTCAGGCCCATGGTCAGGACGAAGTGGCCGAAATGGTTGGTGCCGATCTGCAGCTCCAGGTCCTCGGCCGTGTGCAGCAGCGGCGTGGCCATGACCCCGGCGTTATTGATCAGGATGTCCAGCGGCTGGTCGCCCCAGGCGTCGACGAAGGACCCCACCGATCCCAGGCTGGCCAGGTCCAGGGTCCCGGCCAGCACCCGGTCGGCGCCGATGGACTGGTTGATCTCGGAGGCTACACGCTCGCCGGCCACCCGATCGCGGACCGCCAGCATGACGTCGGCCCCGGCGCCCGCGAGCGCGCGGGCGGTCTCGACCCCGATGCCGCTGGCCCCGCCCGTGACGATGACGTTGCGGCCCGACAGGTCATGATCCCCGGCCACGACGCGGGCGGGTGTGAAGGCGCCGAAGCGGGAGCGTATCATCAGGCCACCTTGGAAAAGTCGGGCGCGCGCTTCTCGGCGAAGGCGGCGAAGGCCTCCTTGGCTTCCGGCGACTTGAGCTGGGCGGCGAAATGCAGGCCCTCGTCGTCCATGCGCTGGGCGACGCCGAGGCCTTCACGCATCAGGGCCTTGGTGATGACCACCGCGGCCGGCGGGCGGGCCGCCACGGCCTGCGCCGCGGCCAGGGCCTTGGCGCGCAGGTCGGCCAGCGGAACCGCCTCGTTGGCGATCCCCCAGTCGACGGCCTTCCTGGCGTCCACCGCCTCACCCAGCACGAACATCGAGAAGGCGCGGGCATGGCCGATGCGGTTTGGCAGGGTCAGGCTGGAAGCCGCCTCGGGGACGAGGGCCAGGTTGACGAAGGGCGTGGTCAGCAGCGCGTTCTCCGCCACATAGACCAGGTCGCAATGCAGGAGCATGGTGGTGCCGACGCCGACGGCGCGACCGTTGACCGCCGCCACGAGCGGGGTCTTGGCCCGCGCCAGGGCGGCCAGCAGCGGATTGCCGTCGCGTCGCGCCTTGTTGGCGCCGCTGTCGCCGGCGTTCACCGCGGCGAAGTCGGCCAGGTCGTTGCCGGCGGTGAACATGTCGCCATTGGCCTGGATCAGGACGCAGCGCACATCGTCGTCGAACTCGGCCTGGTCGATGGCGTCGCCCAGCGCCTGGTACATGGCGCGGGTCAGGGCGTTCTTCTTCTCCGGCCGGTTCATGGTGAGCGTCAGCACGCCGCCGGATTTTTCAATGAGAATGTGGTCGGTCATGAATCTGCGCTCCCTAATACTTACAACGTATACCTAAGCCGCGGCGCGATACCAGACGACGCCGGCGGAATCGGTCTCGGCCGTCGCCTGACCGCGCGAGAGCAGGCAGTTGAGGTGGGCGACGCTCTCGCCGGTGGCCATGCCCAGCACCCACTGGTCGATCTTCCGGCGGAACAGCACATGGAAGACGTCGACGGCCCGCTTGGGCTCGGCGATCAGGGCGGCGAGCCGGGTCAGGCCGCGCTCATGGCCTGCGATCAGGTGGTCGATGCGCGCATGCAGGCCGTGGAACGGGTCGTTGTGCGCCGGCAGGACAAGGACGTCGTCGGGCACCTGGGTCCTGATCCGGGCCAGCGAGGTCAGCCAGTCAGTCAGTGGGTCGCCCGCGGGCTCCGTCGGGAAGACCGAGACGTTGGACGAGATCTTCGGCAGCACCTGGTCGCCGGAAATGAACAGCTTCA
This genomic stretch from Phenylobacterium sp. LH3H17 harbors:
- a CDS encoding NAD(P)-dependent oxidoreductase, translating into MSLQGKTLFVTGASRGIGLAIALRAARDGANVAIAAKTAEPHKHLPGTIYTAAKEIEDAGGQALPLIVDVRDEASVYDAVQKTVERFGGIDICVNNASAISLTGTLATDMKRYDLMNQVNARGTYLTSKACIPHLKNAANPHVLMLSPPLDMSPRWFEGHTAYSMAKFGMSMCVLGMAAEFKADGIAFNALWPRTGIATAAIKFALAGEEGMKACRTPEIMADAAHAIFEKRAREFTGNFLIDDSFLYAEGERDFDKYRVDPTTRLMPDFFVPADSLPPPGVVVG
- a CDS encoding oxidoreductase; this encodes MIRSRFGAFTPARVVAGDHDLSGRNVIVTGGASGIGVETARALAGAGADVMLAVRDRVAGERVASEINQSIGADRVLAGTLDLASLGSVGSFVDAWGDQPLDILINNAGVMATPLLHTAEDLELQIGTNHFGHFVLTMGLTRALLNAAEDDRTARVVQLSSIGHRRSDIHWDDPHYRTRPYDKWEAYGQSKTANALFAVGFNARFEEHGITANAVMPGGIMTPLQRYLPKEEMVAMGWMDAEGNVREGFKTTEQGASTSVWAAVGEELEGIGGLYLEDCKEAGPWTKEDPVHGVMPYALDPESAERLWALSEETTGVKL
- a CDS encoding GNAT family N-acetyltransferase, with product MSVTVRPAVPADAGLIHGFVRALADYEKLLHEVEASEADLARHLFGDNPRLYCDIAEADGRPVGFAIWFYNYSTFRGRHGIYLEDLFVVPEARGLGAGKALLRRLAQRCEEQGLARLEWAVLDWNAPSIAFYDSLGATAQTDWIIRRLSGDPLKAMATA
- a CDS encoding enoyl-CoA hydratase-related protein produces the protein MTDHILIEKSGGVLTLTMNRPEKKNALTRAMYQALGDAIDQAEFDDDVRCVLIQANGDMFTAGNDLADFAAVNAGDSGANKARRDGNPLLAALARAKTPLVAAVNGRAVGVGTTMLLHCDLVYVAENALLTTPFVNLALVPEAASSLTLPNRIGHARAFSMFVLGEAVDARKAVDWGIANEAVPLADLRAKALAAAQAVAARPPAAVVITKALMREGLGVAQRMDDEGLHFAAQLKSPEAKEAFAAFAEKRAPDFSKVA